The Solicola gregarius DNA window GGTCGCGCACGTGCGACGGCTCAGCCGGGAGTCACGCCGGGTGGCATCGGTGTGTACCGGTGCCGGCATCCTCGCGGCGACCGGCTTGCTGGACGGACGACACGCTGCTACCCACTGGGACCACGCGGCGTACCTCCGAGCACGCTTTCCCGCAGTCAAGTTCGACAGCGATCCCATCTACATCGCGGAGAACGACGTGTGCACCTCAGCGGGCGTCACGGCCGCGCTCGACCTCACTTTGTCGTTCATCGAGACAGACGCTGGCGCAGACCTGGCGCGCGACGTGTCACGCCAACTGGTGACCTACCTCCATCGGCCGGGGAACCAGGCCCAGATGAGTATGTACACGGCGCCACCTGCCACCGGACACTCCGTGGTGCAGGACACCGTCTCCTACATCGCGTCGCACCTCGACCACGACCTCTCGGCCACCGCTCTGGCCAAGCGAGTCACCGTCAGCGAACGGCACCTCGCGCGCCTCTTCCTCAAGGAGCTCGGCGTGACACCGGGCCGATACGTGCGACGAGCGCGAACGGAGGCCTCAGCCCGCCTACTAACCGGCACAGATCTCACTGTGCGGACCATCTCCTCCCGCTGCGGATTCGGAACAGCCGAGGCCCTTCGCCAAGCATTCGCAAGCACGTACGGAGTCTCTCCCTCCCATTACCGGACCACCCAGTCCAGGTCAGCTGCTTCCCCGCGCGGTCGGTCTGCATCTCAGTAACACCCCGAGCTCAATGCCGTGGCCAACTCTCATAGGCAGAGCAGTGTCACAGACAACGGCGTCGGACGTCGGATGCTCGGACAGGCGGCACGACACCGTTAGCTCGCACTACGCCAACGTGGACACCTTCCAGGCGCGACCCTCACTCGCGTGGCCACGAGGAAACTAGTGGCCGTCCGACCATGCTGCTTGCGACCGCGCAGAACTCGTTGTCCTCCGGATCGGCAAGCACCGTCCGCCCACCTTCGGAGTCAGCCTCCCGCAGCAAGGTGGCGCCTTTCGCAATCAGCGAGGGGACGTCACCGCAAACAACGTCGAGATGAATGCGGTTCTTATACGTGAACCCTGGTGCGTCGTGGCCGACGCGGGCGCCCAATGCATCGCCCACGAAGTGGCGATTGAAGTCGGATCGGCACAGTCAATGATGAGTTCGTAGAGGCAGTGCGGCGGCACTTGGTCACGCTCGAAACGCAGAGCTCGCCGCCAGCGAGCTCGACGGCCGCCCGGGCCCGACACACGACGCCATCACCGAGGCCGACGTCAGCGGCGAGAGTCTCCCGGTGCGCCAAACGGTCCTCGCCCAGCGACTCGGCGAACTACCTGGCTTTGATCCCGGTTGGTGGACACAGGGTTATGCGTCGTTCTGATCTGCCGCGGTCTGAGTGCCTTGTTGTATCTCGACTGCCACGGGGCTGGCCTGGCCGATCGAGGAGCGCCTCCGGCGGCAGTTGTAGCGGTCCTCGATCCAGGCACCGACGTCCTGACGAGACGCTTGAAGCTGGACTGTGAGTGCAGCGGATGGGTGCGCCGCGCTCGGTCTCTCTTCGTGTTTGTCGGAGTCAACACGGCCGGCGCACACGGCGAGGCGCCCGGATTGGGTCGCCACTTGCGTCTTGAGGTTTCAGACCTGACCGAGTATGACCTGGGCTTCCGCGATGCCGGCCTCGTTGCGCCGGTGGAATGTGCGTTGTCCGATCCTTTCGGTGGTGATGAGCCCGGCCGCCCGCAGGATGTCGAGGTGGCGAGTGGCGGTGGGTTGCGAGATGCCCACTGTTGCCGCGATAAGTGAGACGCAGGCTCCAGCCTCGCCGAGGTCGCCCTCTCGCTGCGAGGCCAACCGCTTCGATGGTTCGCGCAGCAGTTCAAGGATCGTCAGTCTAGTTTCGGATGCTAGGGCTCGGGCTACCTCGTGGACGCGCATACAAGAAACATAGCCGCATAGACATATAGCGAAATAGCTATGCCCGTGTTAGCGTCCCGGCATGCATGTCGCCCGCGTCGCACCACTGCTCTCCACGTTGCGCGCAAACGACGGCCCCGATGCCTTCGTGACTGTGACAACTGAGCGTGCAATCAGTGAGGCCCGAGCACTGGACGCGCGCGAGCAGCGGGCGTCGCAACATTTGCTGCTATCTGGCCGAACGGTCGCCTTCAAGGACGTCGTTCCACTGCATGGCAGCCCGACGCGTGCCGGAACCAAGTTCATCCGAGGCTCCACCGAAGAGGCTGATCACACGATCGTGCGGATCCTTCGTCGGCACGGCGCGATCTGCGTGGGTAAGACTGCGATGAGCGAGCTCGGAGTATCGGTGCTAGGTGAGAACGAGATCTTGCCGGCGCCAACAAATCCCTTCGACGAACACCGCGTTTGCGGTGGATCGTCATCTGGAGCTGCGGCTGGAGTTGCGGCGGGCCTGATCGATCTCGGTGTCGGTACCGACAGCGGCGGCTCGGTTCGTCTGCCGGCCGCGTGGTGTGGAGTCGTTGGTTACAAACCCACACGCGACCTCATCGCGCAAAGAGGCCTGATTACGTTCTCGCCCAC harbors:
- a CDS encoding GlxA family transcriptional regulator, producing MTETRRVLLVGYPAAELLNIACVVSTLQLANFLRGRSLYRTQLASPRGAPIRTATGLVVNAQIPLERAHGPLDSLIVVGGTGYVDAMNDERLVAHVRRLSRESRRVASVCTGAGILAATGLLDGRHAATHWDHAAYLRARFPAVKFDSDPIYIAENDVCTSAGVTAALDLTLSFIETDAGADLARDVSRQLVTYLHRPGNQAQMSMYTAPPATGHSVVQDTVSYIASHLDHDLSATALAKRVTVSERHLARLFLKELGVTPGRYVRRARTEASARLLTGTDLTVRTISSRCGFGTAEALRQAFASTYGVSPSHYRTTQSRSAASPRGRSASQ
- a CDS encoding VOC family protein; protein product: MGDALGARVGHDAPGFTYKNRIHLDVVCGDVPSLIAKGATLLREADSEGGRTVLADPEDNEFCAVASSMVGRPLVSSWPRE
- a CDS encoding ArsR/SmtB family transcription factor, whose amino-acid sequence is MRVHEVARALASETRLTILELLREPSKRLASQREGDLGEAGACVSLIAATVGISQPTATRHLDILRAAGLITTERIGQRTFHRRNEAGIAEAQVILGQV